In one Thermotoga sp. genomic region, the following are encoded:
- a CDS encoding ABC transporter permease — translation MIIKLALIELKRIFKRRMSLITIAITPVLVVLISLFFMQSYNLQSMKLGIYNEDNSIWSSLIMRFIGTILRQENIVKVGKDYEELLKEGKLNAVIVIPKGFAVKLYAKQPTRMIFIPSPVDLHLAAAIYNVLDSILEDFQGSAFFDPKVLKYIFTESEYPVPRLALKDSTLRFSDLVSPFIIFFTGILITVSLACVSTFLDREKNLHEMFLVYNLPWWEYALGKIVAYTVLGVSVSMMAYVLIRILTESNMSFA, via the coding sequence TTGATAATTAAACTGGCACTGATCGAACTAAAGAGGATCTTCAAAAGAAGAATGTCCCTCATAACGATCGCCATCACACCGGTACTGGTGGTGTTGATTTCTCTTTTTTTCATGCAGAGCTACAACCTTCAATCAATGAAACTGGGGATATACAACGAAGACAACAGTATCTGGTCTTCTCTCATCATGAGGTTCATCGGCACCATTCTGAGGCAGGAAAACATCGTCAAAGTCGGGAAAGATTACGAAGAACTCCTGAAAGAAGGGAAACTCAATGCGGTTATCGTCATACCAAAGGGGTTTGCAGTAAAGCTCTACGCCAAACAGCCAACTCGGATGATCTTCATACCGAGTCCCGTCGATCTTCACCTGGCCGCCGCTATTTACAACGTTCTGGATTCCATCCTCGAAGACTTTCAGGGAAGCGCCTTTTTCGATCCAAAGGTTCTGAAGTACATCTTCACCGAGTCGGAGTATCCCGTTCCCAGGTTGGCATTGAAGGATTCCACCCTCAGATTCTCCGATCTTGTTTCACCGTTCATCATATTCTTCACTGGAATCCTGATAACGGTCTCCCTGGCGTGCGTCTCTACTTTTTTGGACAGAGAGAAGAACCTCCATGAGATGTTTCTCGTGTACAACCTTCCGTGGTGGGAGTACGCCTTGGGGAAGATCGTTGCTTACACCGTCCTTGGTGTGTCTGTCTCGATGATGGCATACGTACTCATAAGGATTCTCACCGAAAGTAACATGAGTTTTGC